A single genomic interval of Aureliella helgolandensis harbors:
- a CDS encoding arylsulfatase codes for MRNLLSPAILGLCTVWSLLALAVPLRGAEPLRPNIVIVLVDDMGFSDLGCFGGEIETPHLDRLAAEGLRFTQCYNSGRCCPTRASLVTGLHPHQVGIGHMTAPPEQPLGIEGPYQGFLNDNCATLAQVLGSAGYHTMMTGKWHLGVESKSTWPLQRGFDRYFGGLSGAFNYFEPTGNRGLTDGNAPTTSDADFYATDDFTDVACDYIRQATEQDDQPFFLYLAYNAPHWPLNSKIPEFEKYKGKYSAGWEAVMKDRLAKQNELGLWQSPPTPAPHVGPAWDSLGAQQREDLDSIMAAYAGCIDSIDQNIGKLTRHLSELGELDNTLILFLSDNGACQEGGKLGSGNEQMVRNPPPGTDGVRLGLAWANACNTPFRLYKHFLHEGGACTPLIAHWPATVGPQQRGKFVRQYTYLPDFMATCIELSGAEYPTDIPACEGQSFLPLLQGIDQPIHDAPIFWEHEGNAAVRWGKWKLVREYKKPWELYDLSTDRTEMNNLAASNNKKRQKMIDMWEAWATKNQVSFPERFNMYNFLKHQQESKKAE; via the coding sequence ATGCGTAACCTCCTCTCCCCGGCAATTCTCGGCCTTTGCACAGTTTGGAGCCTTTTGGCCCTCGCGGTCCCTCTCCGCGGAGCGGAGCCACTGCGGCCCAATATTGTAATTGTGCTGGTGGATGACATGGGATTTTCAGATCTAGGCTGCTTCGGCGGTGAGATTGAAACGCCCCATCTCGACCGCCTCGCGGCCGAAGGACTGCGTTTCACGCAGTGCTACAATTCGGGGCGTTGCTGCCCGACACGGGCTAGCCTTGTCACCGGCTTGCACCCACACCAAGTGGGCATTGGACACATGACCGCTCCGCCGGAACAACCACTTGGAATCGAAGGCCCCTATCAAGGCTTCCTCAACGACAACTGTGCTACGCTCGCCCAAGTGCTAGGGTCGGCGGGATATCACACCATGATGACGGGCAAATGGCATTTGGGAGTTGAAAGCAAGTCAACATGGCCGCTGCAACGTGGGTTTGATCGGTATTTTGGCGGGCTATCGGGAGCCTTCAACTACTTCGAACCCACGGGAAATCGCGGTTTGACCGACGGCAATGCCCCCACGACCTCCGACGCTGACTTTTATGCCACCGACGACTTTACTGATGTGGCCTGCGACTACATCCGTCAGGCGACAGAGCAGGACGACCAGCCGTTTTTCTTGTACCTAGCCTACAACGCACCTCACTGGCCTCTGAACTCGAAGATCCCAGAGTTCGAAAAGTACAAGGGAAAATATTCTGCGGGTTGGGAAGCCGTGATGAAGGATCGGCTGGCCAAACAAAATGAACTTGGACTCTGGCAATCCCCTCCCACTCCCGCTCCGCATGTGGGCCCCGCCTGGGATTCTCTAGGCGCGCAACAACGTGAAGACTTAGACTCTATCATGGCCGCCTACGCAGGTTGCATCGATTCCATCGACCAAAATATTGGCAAGCTGACGCGGCATTTGAGCGAACTTGGGGAGTTGGATAACACGCTGATCCTCTTTCTGTCAGATAATGGTGCGTGCCAAGAGGGTGGAAAACTGGGTAGTGGAAACGAGCAGATGGTTCGCAATCCACCACCGGGCACTGACGGTGTACGGCTAGGGCTAGCCTGGGCGAACGCCTGCAATACCCCCTTCCGCCTTTACAAACACTTTCTCCACGAGGGAGGAGCCTGCACCCCCCTGATTGCCCACTGGCCGGCCACCGTCGGTCCACAGCAACGCGGGAAATTCGTGCGGCAATACACGTATTTGCCGGACTTCATGGCGACCTGTATTGAACTCTCGGGGGCTGAATACCCTACCGATATTCCAGCATGCGAAGGACAATCATTTCTCCCACTGCTGCAGGGAATTGACCAGCCGATTCACGATGCCCCAATCTTCTGGGAGCATGAGGGCAATGCGGCCGTGCGTTGGGGAAAATGGAAATTGGTGCGAGAATACAAGAAGCCCTGGGAACTGTACGACCTCTCGACAGATCGCACCGAAATGAACAACCTCGCTGCATCCAACAATAAGAAGCGTCAGAAAATGATTGACATGTGGGAAGCTTGGGCGACGAAGAACCAAGTTTCCTTCCCCGAAAGGTTCAACATGTACAATTTCCTCAAACATCAACAAGAGAGTAAGAAAGCTGAGTAG
- a CDS encoding SGNH/GDSL hydrolase family protein, with protein sequence MVSAALFSSVCAQAQEPAVATLDPELAINRAAADGLDWHDVEAWGVEGRILPDQARARWFDRLPQSAEASVTKNVWNLSRDSAGMMVRFTTDATAIHVHYKLRKANLAMPHMPATGVSGVDLYARDTDGQWKWVQVARPGSQEVKAELIKGMAPGEREYAAYLPLYNGVEFLQIGVPQDSKFAGHAPRPNPIVFYGTSITHGACASRPGMVHTGILGRRFDSPIVNLGFSGNGRMDKAVGDYLLQIDASVYVIDCLPNMGPNDVAAKCVPLVKQLRAAKPNTPIVLVEDRRNTNDWILPARQKHHTENHAALKAAYASLQADGVEKLFYIEGDHLYGDDTEGATDGSHASDLGFMRQADVFEPTLREALGL encoded by the coding sequence ATCGTGTCGGCGGCCCTGTTTAGTTCTGTTTGCGCTCAGGCTCAAGAGCCCGCAGTGGCCACGCTCGATCCCGAATTGGCAATCAATCGCGCCGCCGCAGACGGCCTGGATTGGCACGACGTCGAAGCTTGGGGAGTGGAGGGACGCATTCTTCCCGACCAAGCTCGGGCGCGATGGTTCGACCGCTTGCCACAATCTGCCGAGGCGTCCGTAACCAAGAACGTTTGGAACCTTAGCCGCGATAGTGCTGGCATGATGGTTCGCTTCACGACTGATGCGACAGCAATCCATGTCCATTACAAACTACGCAAGGCCAACCTCGCCATGCCCCACATGCCCGCCACGGGGGTCAGCGGAGTCGATTTGTATGCGCGCGATACGGACGGTCAGTGGAAATGGGTGCAAGTGGCCAGACCCGGTTCCCAAGAAGTGAAGGCAGAGCTCATCAAGGGAATGGCACCTGGGGAGCGCGAATACGCAGCGTATTTGCCACTCTACAACGGCGTGGAATTCCTGCAGATTGGCGTCCCACAGGATAGCAAGTTTGCGGGACACGCGCCGCGCCCCAACCCCATTGTTTTCTACGGTACTAGTATTACGCACGGAGCCTGCGCAAGCCGTCCGGGCATGGTGCATACCGGGATCCTTGGCAGACGCTTTGACAGCCCCATCGTAAATCTTGGTTTCTCCGGCAACGGCCGAATGGACAAGGCAGTGGGCGACTACCTTCTGCAGATCGACGCGTCGGTGTATGTCATCGATTGCTTACCGAACATGGGCCCCAATGATGTTGCGGCCAAGTGCGTACCGCTAGTAAAGCAGCTCCGGGCCGCCAAGCCCAATACGCCAATTGTACTGGTCGAAGATCGTCGCAATACCAATGACTGGATACTTCCGGCTCGCCAAAAACACCACACCGAGAACCACGCTGCACTCAAAGCAGCCTATGCAAGTCTTCAAGCTGATGGAGTGGAAAAACTGTTCTATATCGAAGGGGACCATCTGTACGGGGATGACACCGAAGGTGCCACCGACGGCTCCCACGCCAGCGATCTTGGATTCATGCGTCAAGCCGACGTGTTTGAGCCAACGCTACGCGAGGCACTCGGGTTGTAG
- a CDS encoding sulfatase family protein produces the protein MNTSQFQPERPRIQAGIRCLRPACRLPTLIYFVTSALIESQAINTILKPALHSAAVWIVALSCGLIQASLHAQVETTSAGRPNIVFAFADDLGRYASIYSDPSRPSPNDVIHTPNFDQIAMAGVLFQNALVSVPSCTPSRAAIVSCRHFFRNGSHSQLHHPWVKGFPDPWDQVRGFPLILQDAGYHIGWSYKMHISEDRMGGSQRNYKAHGSRFNSFSQNAMKADDPEAEKAKLLDEVRLNFGDFLADRQPDQPFYYWFNPTNTHRAWIQGSGKKLWNIDPDDLLGKLPSFLPDNATVREDFADYLGEAQAFDAAVGVLREELIACGEWENTILVVSGDHGAPGFPRGKCNLYDFGVQVPLAIHWPKHLAAGRRIAAPVSLIDLGPTFLEAAGLEPTADMDGQSLITAMLPSTDTPASGLRQYAIVGRENHVDQARPGGLPYPMRAIRTSQYLYIINFAPDRWPVAEPPLSAPLAEDMKSRGGSASRRMDIDYGPTRDFFTEFEGSQSIAKEWELGFAKRPKFELYDVLQDPDQVNNLAHAGEFQELRQQLHTQLMSELQAGNDPRVIGGGTAFDAPPYAPGDPQRGVIVPPAE, from the coding sequence ATGAATACATCGCAATTCCAGCCTGAGCGACCGCGCATTCAGGCTGGAATCCGTTGCCTGCGGCCTGCTTGCCGGCTTCCCACCTTAATTTACTTTGTCACCTCTGCATTGATTGAGAGCCAAGCCATCAACACGATACTCAAGCCTGCTTTACACTCCGCTGCAGTATGGATCGTCGCGCTGTCTTGCGGATTGATCCAAGCCTCTCTTCACGCCCAAGTGGAAACGACCTCCGCCGGACGCCCCAATATTGTCTTTGCGTTTGCCGATGACTTGGGACGCTATGCGAGTATCTATTCAGATCCATCGCGGCCCTCGCCCAACGACGTAATCCATACTCCCAATTTCGACCAGATTGCAATGGCAGGAGTGTTGTTTCAAAACGCCTTGGTCAGCGTACCCTCCTGCACTCCCTCCCGAGCTGCCATCGTGTCTTGTCGCCATTTCTTCCGCAATGGCAGCCATTCACAGCTGCACCATCCTTGGGTTAAGGGTTTTCCCGATCCTTGGGATCAAGTGCGCGGCTTTCCCCTGATCCTGCAGGATGCGGGTTATCACATTGGATGGTCCTACAAGATGCATATTAGCGAGGACCGCATGGGCGGTAGCCAACGCAATTACAAAGCCCATGGCAGCCGATTCAACTCGTTTTCACAGAACGCCATGAAAGCGGACGATCCGGAAGCGGAGAAGGCAAAGCTGCTCGACGAAGTGCGACTCAACTTCGGGGATTTCCTAGCCGATCGGCAGCCCGACCAACCGTTCTACTACTGGTTCAATCCCACCAACACGCACCGTGCATGGATTCAAGGGTCCGGTAAGAAGCTCTGGAATATTGATCCGGACGACCTGCTGGGAAAACTTCCAAGCTTCCTGCCCGACAATGCAACGGTACGGGAAGATTTCGCAGATTATCTGGGGGAAGCTCAAGCCTTTGATGCGGCTGTCGGTGTATTGCGAGAGGAGCTGATTGCCTGCGGCGAATGGGAGAATACCATTCTGGTCGTCAGTGGTGATCATGGTGCCCCCGGCTTCCCGCGTGGCAAATGCAACCTCTACGACTTCGGAGTCCAAGTTCCTCTAGCCATACACTGGCCCAAACACTTAGCTGCCGGACGACGCATCGCCGCGCCAGTCAGCTTGATTGACCTGGGCCCCACTTTTCTGGAAGCCGCGGGATTAGAGCCCACTGCAGACATGGATGGGCAAAGTTTGATAACCGCCATGCTGCCGAGTACCGACACACCAGCTAGCGGCCTGAGGCAATACGCCATCGTCGGACGTGAAAACCACGTCGACCAAGCACGCCCTGGCGGGCTCCCCTATCCCATGCGCGCCATTCGCACCAGCCAGTACTTGTACATCATCAATTTTGCGCCCGATCGTTGGCCCGTGGCGGAACCACCTCTGTCCGCCCCACTTGCGGAAGACATGAAGAGTCGCGGTGGCTCTGCCTCGCGGCGAATGGATATCGACTATGGACCAACTCGAGATTTCTTCACCGAATTCGAGGGCAGCCAATCGATCGCCAAGGAATGGGAGTTGGGGTTTGCGAAACGCCCGAAGTTTGAGTTGTATGATGTGCTGCAGGACCCAGATCAAGTCAACAATTTGGCCCATGCCGGCGAATTCCAAGAGTTGCGGCAGCAATTGCACACCCAGTTGATGAGCGAATTGCAGGCTGGGAACGACCCGCGTGTGATAGGAGGTGGTACCGCCTTCGATGCCCCTCCATACGCTCCTGGCGATCCGCAACGAGGCGTCATCGTCCCTCCCGCGGAATAG